DNA sequence from the Bombus pyrosoma isolate SC7728 linkage group LG12, ASM1482585v1, whole genome shotgun sequence genome:
atattataacttatTTGAATCAATAATATTGTACTTCCCTTATTTACCTTCTGCTAAGAAATATAGGGTTTAAAGCATTTCTAGAAAGAGTCGCGACTTACTATCTATTATGCATAATAAGCGCTACAATTCTCGAAAAATCTCGTTGCAAAGTATGTTCTGATTTCGGCAACTTCAGACAAAATAAATGGTACCACATTTAATAGTACGATGAAAACAGTTACGcattgtttcaaatttaaaaaagacatATGTAAATGTTAAGATCATAGTttcattttagttttattagttaagatagaataaaagaagTAACATTTCTCGGGTAATGTAAGGACATAGTAAAAACGTTGACTGtgttataatgtttattaattaaaaactgttTATACGACAGTATAATAGTGTAACCaggaacaataaaaaaataatacattcaGTGTCGTATTATAAATGGCCCTATTATTCACAAGCATGTGGGATTCTACAATGTTTTTGAGCACCTTAACCCCAAAATTTTATGTTGCACTCACTGGAACGTCATCCTTAATTTCTGGGTTAATTCTAATCTTCGAATGGTggtattttagaaaatatggCACATCTTTTATTGAACAAGTATCTTTAAATCACATTTCACCATGGATTGGTGGAGGTGACAGTGGATCAGATGGCAATAACTCAAGTTTAAATGGTTCAAATTCAAATCAACAAAATGTTCCAGAGTGTAAAGTTTGGCGTAatccaataaatttatttagagGGGCTGAGTATCAAAGATTTTATTGGGCTACAAACAAAGAACCATTAACATATTATGATATGAACCTATCTGCTCAAGAtcatcaaacattttttacctGTGAAGGTGATACAGGTAAATATTCACCAAGTGATATTAGCATATTGTGAAGATTGAAGTATTAATTCTTTACTTTTGATAGGTAAGGCAGAGTATGAAATTATGCAAACAGCTTGGAGAGAGCGAAATCCAGTAGTTCGAATAAAAGCTGCGCATAGTGCTCTTGAACGTAATCCTGACTGTGCCCCTGCCTATATTTTACTTGCCGAAGAAGAAGCTACTACTATTGTAGAGGcagaaaagattttaaaacAAGCTTTAAAAGTAGCAGAGAACAATTATAGAAGATCTCAAAGTACTCAACATCAAGGAGCCATTGCAGAGGGTATACATAGAAGAGAtacaaatgttttaatatatgttaaaCGAAGGTTAGCTATGTGTGCAAGAAAATTagggaaattgaaagaagCAGTAAAAATGTTTAGAGATCTCACAAAAGAAGTCCCACCAATTATGAATGTATTAAAcattcatgaaaatttaattgaagcTTTACTAGAAATGCAAGCATATGCAGATGTTCAAGCAGTATTAGCAAAATACGATGATATTAGTTTACCAAAATCTGCAACTATTTGTTATACAGCTGCATTGTTAAAAGCACGAGTGGTGGCTGATAAATTTTCGACAGATATCGCTAGTAAAAGAGGTTTAACTACTCCAGAAATGATAGCAGTTGAAGCTATTCACAGAGCTGTTGAATTTAATCCTCATGTacctaaatatttattagaaatgaaACCTTTAATTTTACCTCCAGAACATGTACTAAAAAGGGGGGACTCAGAAGCGATTGCTTACGCGTTCTTTCATCTTGCTCATTGGAAACAGATGGAGGGTGCTCTTAATTTGTTACATTGTACATGGGAAGGTACTTTTAGAATGTTACCCTACCCTTTAGAAAGAGGACATTTATTCTATCCATATCCAACCTGCACAGAATGTGCAGATCGTGAATTGTTACCCTCGTTTCACGATGTTAGCGTTTACCCTAAAAAGGAGTTGccgttttttattttgtttacagCTGGTCTATGCTCCTTTACAGCGCTCTTAGCACTTTTAACACATCAATATCCTGATACTATGGGTGTTGTTGCACGATCGATGCTTGCCTGGTTTTCTCatccattttattatattttagacAAATTGGAAGCAATTTTACcttctaatttattacaaCAGCTTTCTagaatataagatatttttatgatctcTGTAATCATGACTTATTGTGATATTTATGATACTTATGCTTTCATTGTCATATGCATcaattatacatgtacatcCGTACTTCCCGAATTTCTTATGACTGATAtcttaatatgtatttatagaatttagtTAACGTTGTTAGTtaaaaacgttgtgtagcgatcaatgtacaattaataaaaatttgaatatctttgaatcaGTTTTGTACCTCTTCATTCACATTTTCGTGCTTAAAacattattcttaattttaaatatttgggTATATCAATCaacaaaatagattttattagattttatatttatttaataattgatattatcaGTAGCTCGTAATTGGTGGCGAAAGAACAAGGCAAATcagagatattaatatttcaaattgtacagaaaatgtagaatttattgtatgaaatcaatgaaaaatcTTGATAACATTTACAATTGCTTATAATAAACAGCAGAATTGCACtaaatattcaacaaaaattAGCGCATGGATATTACGTAAAcgtacaatattaaaatgcaatgtATTGAGCATTATGCAATATCAATTATTCTTAATCTCTGATCCACCTTTCTATCATGAGACGGTTACGACAGAAAAAAGAGAGTTAAGACACTTGGAAGTCAGAGGGCCCAGGTTTCATACATGGGCTGGCTCGCTATGACTTTGATTTTACTTCGAACATTCATTCTCAATTAATCTTAACTGATAAGTGATAAAATTTGTCACTTTATGTACAATACCtctttactttataatttacttactTAAACGAACATATGTAACGCAGAAATACTATTAAATAACTATCTTCACACAACTAAGATATTTCGCATTACCACTATTAATGTATGTGTGTAATAAGAACATGTAAAAACTTTCAAATGTGATCCTTAACTTTTACTATATAGTTATCCTTAGCATATcattacaaataaatgtatttatagtAGTAGTAATGATGTAGGAAATATTTTGAGTATTCGTCTCCTGCTAATATCTGAGCTTGTGTACATGCTTCTTTCACTCGACGACTCCGCAAGAATCTTAAACATCCTATAATTCCTTCACATCATCGTGGTGGGATTACTTATTGCCGAAAATTAACTACGAAAGgaattcgacaaaatttcaCGCAATGTATTTATGTACAAACTATAGATTGTCCTTTTTATAATAGATCAGTTTTGTCAGTAGATCAACGCACGTAGTCACTTCACTGTGTTCGGATTTGATCGTCCCGccattttctacaaataagGCACCTTTAACAAATTACGCTGTTATAGGCTGTAACGATCTAGCAGTCCAACATTCAGTCAACGTCACAAAGTCTGCACCGACGATAGTTAACTTGTAGTTGCCAATAAGGCATACATAGTCATTTTAATGTATATAACAAAAccaattatacatatttaatattacttaacataacaattaaaatttcataaattattcccTGTTTCatttgctatttttttttacaggtataatgcataaaatttttgtaaacaatatttcttcacaaattattcttaattattaataaacgcgatatttgtacaaatttctataaaagataattattgtagtattttttaagaaactaAGGAATAATTCAAGAGCAAGTAAAATTAATCTACTGAAATTAGCttattctacatatatttggaataaatctatttttttttttaaatagcatTTCCCATTTATCGATCATACTTGTATGTAATCGAACAATTAGCTTCAAAGATAATTTGTGCATAAGGAATGCTATAAAGTTTAAACATTTCTGGAAGAAGTACCACATAAGAAGTACTAACTTAAGTTTTTTCTCGCATTCTTGTAAAAATCATTATCCTTGCCACATGGgtagaaattgatattattattaaagggTGCCATTTGCGAAATATTGATATCGATCATATAATTTAGTAGACCACGAATGGATACTAGCTTCGACTAAATCCTCCACATGCCGACGTAATTGATCTTCCGTTAATGTAAGATGGAATCTGTTTTTTAGTCCTTGAACCGTTGCTGCTCCACCACTACGGAAACATGGGAGTTGCGATCCTATAATAggaaataataagtaaataaatagttgttgaattattacattaaactTCATGCATAAAATTTTACCTGATAACATTATTTCCACtagatttacaattttttccatATGCTTCCGTGCTGCGATTAATCCTTGTAGAATTAAAGTTTTGAATTCTTGGAATTGTTTAGATTGGCTTCCGCCCATCACTTCCACAAATTCTGGAGTTAATTTGAACGGACTAGTCTCAAATCCTAAGTTTCTTGGCGAAGTCGAAAGAATAAATCCAAAATCTATATGTATTAAGTGTCCATCACtatgaagtaaaatatttccgtTATGACGATCTTTAACCTGAATGAGATAACAGACAAGACAATACGCCGCACAACTTTGAATAAAGTTTCTTTGCGCGATAATAAATGTATCTGACGTAGATGGACCAAATTCTCGttcaaaatattgattaaGCGTTAATTGGCACTGCTTTTTCACCTGGTGAAGTGATACAGTATTTAAAATTGGCTCGATTAAGCCACTATCATTTGATAAGCACAAAATTCTGtaagattaaatttcatatttaacaaattgttCTATAATAAGATGTTAAAATATACGCGATAATGAAGTCGTTCATACTTGTATGGCCGCACCCAGAGAGGCACCTGCTCATCTTGCCAAATTTTTTGTAACATTGAGAGTAACTGTGAAGCAAGGAGTTCTTGCCGAAGATCATCACCACATTTTACGATAACAGCAAGGAGCCTCCAAGATGCCAAATGGCCATATGGACTGGAAGATCTTATGCGACGTTGTTTTAATTCCCATGGTTCTTTCAAAACAGCAGCCGATGGATCTTCTGGATCATGATTAAACGTTGCACTAGGCGTAGCAGCCATTTCACTTAACCGCCTCTTTATATCACCAGGTACAAATATTGGTTCTTTACTATCAGATGATTCTTGACTTAATTGAGATATCGTATCTCTATCTTTTGGCTTTCGAAGTTGTAAATACTGTatggaagaataaaattattgaaaatttatgttttcttaaattggaagaggaataaaaaatttatgatataaacAAATACCTGTTGTGTGATTTCATCATCTTCTTGACTCCAACAATCGTTAGGATCATCATCAGGAAAATTAAATGCAACTTCTGTACTTCGAACCGAAtatggagaaatatttttaactggAGTTTGTCTAATTGGTGGCATGTTTTGTTGCGTTTCTGAAGTGGATATGTTTGATGAACCCATTACATTAGACTGTTCGCCTCCAGTTAAATTTTCTTCAGATTTAGTATGCCTCAATGAACATCCCACTATTTTTGTCGGTACAGGTgatgtataaatatcttctaCTTCTAACACTTCAACATAAATTATGTATGGTGCCTACATGTTTTAAGACATGTTAatatacattcataaaaagaaatcactAGTTACgatttgaacaaatatttagattttcgaaattcttcACCTTATCCTTGCTATTAAGGACAGCAGCGTATTGTGGTGGCACTCGTACGATATGATGCGGTATTGAACTGTGCAAAGGAAGCCATACCCTTGCAGGAAGATTCAAATTGAGAGTATTAAGCTCTGCTATTAATTGAACGGTTTTACTTTCCTTTGTTGGAATAGTTCCAAGTAATTTACCAATAGATATTAATGCTTGTATAAATTCAAGTTCTGGAGCAAGACGTGGCGCCTACAAATACGAAGTTATACTTTAATTAAGTTTGCATAAATAAgatctaaatattatatatataaagataaagtataatacatataaaatgtatatatataaagatctataaaaataaaaaagatctaaatatttcataaatcattCAATTACATTGCAAAAACAGTCGGTCTTTTGTCCTCGTAAATCATTTACCACACCTTGGCAGGAATAAAAACAGGTACAACCATTATCAAATGCTCGACCAGAGCTCAGGTCCCCAAGacttactttatttattgtaccttaaaataaattgcaagtATGTGGTGAAATTTGTCATCACATAAAATTTGCCACttctatttttactatttcGCAATAAAATAGAACGTTAATTTGCATAATTCACATACCGGAATGGCTACGacgtaaagtttgaaataatcCAGTGGCATCAGATTGAGATCTTTGGTGTGTCTTTTTATTAGGTGATGTAATGCTTTGCATCGGAGTCAGTGCTGGCGGTGCGGGAGCTTGTAATCCAGTTACACGttttttattctcatttcCTTTTGGCCTAATATTTCATGCcaaaaaataagtataaaagatatgtttttgtattattcataACATATctacgtatttctttttattatctgtCTCCTACCTGAGTTCATCTGAGAgaataagattttttaatttggtCCCATGAGATTTCTTTTTGGATGGCAAATGAGCGTCAGAACTGTATGCATCTAATAGCCAGGCacattttaacgaaaaatcaGCCGACTGTCTACacctaataaataaataaagtacaataatttaagcattatttatagaaatttttcaatctatTACCTTCTTTTACCAAAATATACTTACCTATGGACAAGATATGGATAAAGAACTTCTGTAACATCATGAAGTTGTATATACATCACAACTAACTGTGGCAAGTAGAAGTCCACATCATTATCTGGGAAACTAAACATCTTGTTGcctaaaaaattttgtacatgtATTTCATCATTTACAGAACAACTACCTTTGttgctactactactactaaaCTACTATTTACTactattaaaaacaaatatttttaaatattgtggACTACTCAATTTATCTCCACATCAATGGAATACTGAAACCGATCTtgataatacgaaataataaatcgaattAGTTACATGAAATTAACGCATATAAAACTGGCATCGATGCTTACCAAGGTAACTCTGAACGCCAGGCTCTTTAGAATTGAAAAGATAAGAGATCGCCATGGACATGTCGAAAATCTGGCTTTCGAACAGTCTGAGCAAACAACCTTCGGATGGTTTCGGTTGTACCGTCTCTTGCCTCCGGCAAACGACACCACTCTGCTTTTTCACAGCTGCCTCGCTAGTTTCGGATTGCACAGCGGTCCCGCAACACAAAGTCATAGCTGCGCCGGCCAGTTCACTCTGTTTATCGTTCACTGGCGAGACTTCCATGGAATTTTGGAAGTCTCGCGTGTCAACCGTCACACCCATATCGGTGGTGCGTCGTTGTTCGTCGTGTGCGTACTCATGACCCTCGAGTTCTTTGACCGTACAAACGTTATTGGAGCGCGGTTCCTGCGAACCATGATCACCACTGCTCGTGTTCTCGTGTTTATGCGGCTcactaccactactactacAATCACCACCCTTTTTCGAAGAAGGTTCACTCAAGTGCACCAGTTCCACAGGTGACACTGGCACCGACACCGACACTGAGACTGAGACTGGAGTACTAGTTTCTTCGCCGTCCATCGCATCCACTGCATCCACGCTATCCATGTCACCTGGTTGGGATAACGAGGAATCGAGGCTCTCACGACTATGCAGGTGGTCGACGCTCGACTCTCTGGTGGCAGCGTTCGTTGCGTCGCTGGAACCGCTATCGGAACCGCA
Encoded proteins:
- the LOC122573853 gene encoding protein ST7 homolog, which produces MALLFTSMWDSTMFLSTLTPKFYVALTGTSSLISGLILIFEWWYFRKYGTSFIEQVSLNHISPWIGGGDSGSDGNNSSLNGSNSNQQNVPECKVWRNPINLFRGAEYQRFYWATNKEPLTYYDMNLSAQDHQTFFTCEGDTGKAEYEIMQTAWRERNPVVRIKAAHSALERNPDCAPAYILLAEEEATTIVEAEKILKQALKVAENNYRRSQSTQHQGAIAEGIHRRDTNVLIYVKRRLAMCARKLGKLKEAVKMFRDLTKEVPPIMNVLNIHENLIEALLEMQAYADVQAVLAKYDDISLPKSATICYTAALLKARVVADKFSTDIASKRGLTTPEMIAVEAIHRAVEFNPHVPKYLLEMKPLILPPEHVLKRGDSEAIAYAFFHLAHWKQMEGALNLLHCTWEGTFRMLPYPLERGHLFYPYPTCTECADRELLPSFHDVSVYPKKELPFFILFTAGLCSFTALLALLTHQYPDTMGVVARSMLAWFSHPFYYILDKLEAILPSNLLQQLSRI
- the LOC122573849 gene encoding phosphatidylinositol 4-kinase beta, which produces MSEVVAVTPSGGSTRQESVAHIKRHKLANCNVPLVHGRSNPPINTRNRLTTHQRNHSLDFRSMGILLPPVPQANATTLTHHHRNRSLDSALQRIPEVDVTPSPECETTPAPVAKAAAVPACKARSREREDLASLGSDDSGILCGSDSGSSDATNAATRESSVDHLHSRESLDSSLSQPGDMDSVDAVDAMDGEETSTPVSVSVSVSVPVSPVELVHLSEPSSKKGGDCSSSGSEPHKHENTSSGDHGSQEPRSNNVCTVKELEGHEYAHDEQRRTTDMGVTVDTRDFQNSMEVSPVNDKQSELAGAAMTLCCGTAVQSETSEAAVKKQSGVVCRRQETVQPKPSEGCLLRLFESQIFDMSMAISYLFNSKEPGVQSYLGNKMFSFPDNDVDFYLPQLVVMYIQLHDVTEVLYPYLVHRCRQSADFSLKCAWLLDAYSSDAHLPSKKKSHGTKLKNLILSDELRPKGNENKKRVTGLQAPAPPALTPMQSITSPNKKTHQRSQSDATGLFQTLRRSHSGTINKVSLGDLSSGRAFDNGCTCFYSCQGVVNDLRGQKTDCFCNAPRLAPELEFIQALISIGKLLGTIPTKESKTVQLIAELNTLNLNLPARVWLPLHSSIPHHIVRVPPQYAAVLNSKDKAPYIIYVEVLEVEDIYTSPVPTKIVGCSLRHTKSEENLTGGEQSNVMGSSNISTSETQQNMPPIRQTPVKNISPYSVRSTEVAFNFPDDDPNDCWSQEDDEITQQYLQLRKPKDRDTISQLSQESSDSKEPIFVPGDIKRRLSEMAATPSATFNHDPEDPSAAVLKEPWELKQRRIRSSSPYGHLASWRLLAVIVKCGDDLRQELLASQLLSMLQKIWQDEQVPLWVRPYKILCLSNDSGLIEPILNTVSLHQVKKQCQLTLNQYFEREFGPSTSDTFIIAQRNFIQSCAAYCLVCYLIQVKDRHNGNILLHSDGHLIHIDFGFILSTSPRNLGFETSPFKLTPEFVEVMGGSQSKQFQEFKTLILQGLIAARKHMEKIVNLVEIMLSGSQLPCFRSGGAATVQGLKNRFHLTLTEDQLRRHVEDLVEASIHSWSTKLYDRYQYFANGTL